The DNA window TGTTTAATATTAATTCTAAAGTGGCATACTTCTTTATTCAGGAAGCCGGTAAAAAATTAAATGACAATGGTAAGATATGTACAATTGTAACATCATTATTAGCTGCTTACACAGGGTTGTACTCAACATATGCAGGAGCAAAAGCACCTGTAGAACATTTTACTAGAATGGCTTCCAAAGAATTTGGTGATCGTGGGATCTCCGTAACAGCCGTAGCACCCGGACCAATGGATACTCCTTTCTTTTACGGACAAGAAAATAATGATGCTGTAAACTATCATAAATCTGCTTCTGCATTAGGAGGCTTAACTGATATAAAAGATATAGCACCATTAATAGAATTTTTAGTAAGTGATGGCTGGTGGATTACAGGCCAAACCATATTTGCAAATGGAGGATATACCACCAGATAAGTGACCAAAAAATGATGAAAAAAGCGATTGTGAAAACTGTCGCTTTTTTTATTATACCTGTTTAAATGCCCCTGGATAGACCTCAATAGCTGTTAATATAAATTAATATAAATAGGTTATGTTGTTAAATTATTTGATTTTCAATGAATAAGGTTAAAATGTTATATACATAATATATTTTCGATGAAAATTAAAAGTAATCGATGTGAAATATTTATATATTTGTTTACTAAACAACTAATAATTTAAAGGATGAATATTAATTTTGCAACAGCAACTTTTAAGGATTTTGAGAACATTCCAGATTACGATATTAATCAAAGAGCAGAGTATTTTTATGAATTTCTAGATCATATGAAGTCCAGAGGACACATGAATTACAGATTGAAAAATACGTCGGGAACCAATGCAACATTAAATATAAATATTGCCAACCAAAATAAGGAGTATGTAAGCTTTGTTTCCAGTGACTATTTAGGGTTTACACAACACCCGAAAATAAAGCAGGCTGCTATTGAAGGGATTGAAAAATATGGAACAGGCACAGGAGCCACACCGCTTATTGGTGGGTACTTCGATTACCACTATGCTTTAGAAAAAAGAATTTCTAGTTTTTTTGGGAGAAATGAAGATGAAGCAGTATTATTTACGACCGGGTATACGGCGAATAGTGCAACTTTACAGATTTTAATGCAGAAAGAAGATATTGCAATTTTAGATATGGCTGTACATGCCAGCGTTCATGAAGGATGTGCTTTTACAAATAAAAAAACATTTCCACACAATAATTTAGAAGCTTTGGAACACATTTTGAAGATATCTGAAAATATGTACCGTACGAAGCTTGTTGTTGTGGATGGTGTCTATTCACAAGATGGTGATACTTCTCGCATCAATGAGATATATGATCTTGTGAAAAAGTATAACGCCTATATCATGGTAGATGATGTACATGGTGTTGGAATTTTAGGAGAAACAGGAAGAGGTACCCTTGAGCAGGCAGGTTTGCTGGATAAAGTAGATTTTATAACTGGTACATTTAGTAAAACTTTCGGTAACCTTGGAGGATTTGTGATCGCTAATAAAAAAATAGCATCATTTCTTAAATTTCAATCCCGACAGCAAATTTTTTCCGCAACAGCACCGCCTTCTTCAGCAGGAATAGTTAAAGCTATTGATTTGATAGATGAAGAACCGATTTGGAGAGAAAAACTTTGGAATAATATCAATTATTTTAAAAAAGGACTCGATGATTTGGGATTGGATACCGGAATTACCTGCTCAGCTATTATTCCTGTGAAAATAGGAGATCAAAGTAAAATGTGGGATATCGGTAGAATATTAATTGAAAAAGGAGTTTATACGAATCCTATTATGTATCCCGCTGTGCCGAGGAAAGATGCACGTATCCGAATGAGTGTAACGGCAAGACATGAAAAAGAACATCTAGATAAAACACTCAATGTATTTGATGATATTAATAAAAAATTGCATATTGCGAAAAAATAAATAATTATGCCTAGAAAAGTGGTGCAAGGTCCCATTAGGGACAAAGAGAAAACAAAACAAAAACTGCTTGCAGCAGTTGGTAAAATTTTGAGAGTAAAAGGTTATTCAGGCCTGAAAGTAAGTAAAATTGCAGCTGTAGCCGGATTTGATAAAAAACTGATCTATGAGTATTTTGGTAGTACTGATAAACTTATTGATGAATATATAAAGTCTCAGGATTATTGGAGCAAGTTTAGCCCCAATATAGAAGAAGAAAAAGCTACTACTATTGGTAAAGAGGCTTTAACACAAGGGATTCTTACTCAGTTTGAGAGCTTAAAGAAAAATAAAGAACTTCAGAAAATCATCCTTTGGGAGCTTTCAGAAAGTAAACCGATCCTTCGAAAACTAGTACAGGAAAGAGAAGATGTAGGAGCTAATTTATTCGAAAATGTTACAGATCCTTATTTTGGAAAAAATGCAAAGAGATTTAGAGCAATTATGGCTTTGATTGTTTCAGGAGCTTATTATTTAAATCTATATCCTGCATATAATGCAACTGAATTTTGTGGACTTAATATGAAGACCGATGAAGGAAGATCTGAAATTGAGAAAGCTATTGTTGATATTATAGATTTTGCTTACCAGAAAAAAGATGATCAATAAGATTTACCGGTTTGATTAAAAATAAATTTGTGGATAATTTGAAAACTTTTGGCTTTCAGATTAGAAGTATATTTCTTATTTTTGACCAATGGAAAATTTCATAGTATCTGCAAGAAAATATCGCCCACAAGAGTTTGACACTGTTGTTGGGCAGTCCCACATTACAGATACTTTAGAACATGCAATTGAAGAGAACCAATTAGCGCAGGCTTTGCTATTTTGCGGGCCTCGTGGTGTTGGTAAGACTACATGTGCCAGAATCCTGGCCAGAAAGATCAACGAAAAAGATGGTTCCGTTTCAGAAGATGGTTTTGCTTATAACATTTATGAGCTTGATGCTGCCTCTAATAACTCAGTTGATGATATTCGTGAACTGATCGATCAGGTTCGTTTTGCACCTCAGGTTGGCCAGTATAAGGTATATATTATTGATGAGGTACATATGCTGTCTTCTGCAGCCTTCAATGCTTTTCTTAAAACACTTGAAGAGCCTCCTGCACATGCAATTTTTATTCTGGCAACCACGGAAAAGCATAAGATCATTCCTACGATTTTATCCCGTTGTCAGATTTATGATTTTAAAAGGATCGTTATAGAAGATATTCAAGGGCATTTGAGGACTATTGCCCAAAAAGAGAATATTCAATATGAAGACGATGCTTTATATCTTATTGCACAAAAGGCAGATGGTGCGTTAAGAGATGCCCTTTCTATTTTTGATAGACTTTCTACATTTTCTCAAAAGAACATTACACTTGCTAAAGCAGCAGAAGTACTTAATATTCTGGACTATGACCAATATCTGAATATTTTAGATCTTGCTAAAGAAAATAAAATTCCAGAAGTCCTTTTTGCATTTAATGAAATTGTAAAGAAAGGCTTTGACCCTCATATATTCATTGCAGGATTAGGAAATCACTGCAGAGATCTTATGATGGCTCAGAATACTTCAACAATCGACTTAATTGAGGTAGGTGAAAAAACAAAGATTAAATTTGTTGAGCAAAGCCAGAAATGGAATGCACAACAATTGATTGATGCTATTGAGATCTGCAACCATGCGGATATTAATTATAAAAATTCTAAAAATCCCAGACTTACTGTAGAAATTGCATTAATGCAATTGTCTTCTCTGACGGCTCAAGGAGACGTTGCTAAAAAAAAAAGTTTATAATATTAGCTCCATTTCTTAGTGAAAAACAGGAAATAAAACTTCCTCAGAAAGAGAAGCCACAGCCAATTAAAGAAGAAAAAACTGAACAACCTTCTGGTTCAGGTGATATTCCTCAGGAAATTGTTGTTAAAAAAACATCCAAACCCTTGTCAAAGCAAGGTTTTTCATCTGGATTCAGTATTAATTCCTTCATTAATAAAGAGGAAAAAGAAAAGAAAGAAGAAACGGTTGTTACTAAAACAGATAATCTGCCACAACATCATTTTACGGAAACAGATCTGCTAATGGAATGGAATTTGTTCTTGAAACAAATCCAATTCAAACAAGCCGTTGTTTATAATGCTGTTAAATCATTTAAACTGGTTAAAATTGACGAGAGTAATGTTCAGGTTTTATACCCCTCGGACTCCGCAAAAGTTGAATTTGATAAAATAAGTGGCGAATTTTTCAATCATTTTAAAAGAAAAGTACTTAATTATTCTATTGAAATTGATTATAAAAAAGACATTCAAAATCTTAAGATAGAGGTTGTTACGAAGAAAAAGATATTTGAAAAGTTTATAGAGAAAAATCCTTTACTAAAAGATCTTGATGATTTAATGAAGTTTGATTTGTCATAATTTTATATCTTTGTCAAATATTTTTGTTTAAAATAAGTTTTTGACAAAAACAAATTATTAATTGTAAAGCTAGAAATAGACGATTCACAGTATAAAGTGGAAAAATTATTTATCCCATATCTGTCTACTTTAAACCTTTTTGGTTTTATATCCGCTGATTATTTTAGCGGCTATTTTAGCTTTTCGGCTACTTATTATAGAAATTTTAGAAGTTATTACCGATTTTATTGGTATTACTAATTAAATTTCTTTCCAAAAAATAGGAATAAAAGGTCTTCTCATTTTAATTCCTGATCCCATTAAAAATTTTTAAACGGCATTTTTTGAAAAGAATTATAAAGTAAATTTTATAAGGGAAGAACTATTTGTGTATAATATTAAAAATAAAAAATAAATTAACAATATGACTTTAAAAGATTTAAAAAACGATTGGATTAATGAGTTTTCACAACCATTAATGATTGCTGGACCTTGTAGTGCTGAAAGTGAAGCTCAAATGTTGGAGACGGCAAAAAGAATTAGAGAAACAAATGCTCAGGTTCCTATTTTCCGCGCTGGTATCTGGAAACCCCGCACCAAACCCAATGGTTTTGAAGGAGTAGGAGTGATCGGATTAAACTGGTTGAAAAAAGTAAAAGAAGAATATGGCTTTAAAACCGCTACAGAAGTTGCTAATGCACATCACGTTTTTGCAGCATTAGAAGCAGATGTAGATATTCTTTGGATCGGAGCACGTTCTACTGTAAATCCATTCACAGTTCAGGAAATTGCAATGGCCTTGAGAGGAACTGAGAAGACAGTATTGGTTAAAAACCCGGTAAATCCAGATTTAGCTTTGTGGATAGGAGCCTTAGAAAGACTATTAGGACAAGGAATTCAAAATCTTGGTGCTATTCATAGAGGTTTCTCAACATACCAAAAAACTAAATACAGAAATAATCCTAACTGGCAGATTGCTTTAGATTTTAAAAGTCAGTTTCCAAATATTCCAATGTTAATTGACCCTTCTCATATCTGTGGAAACAGAACAGGATTAGCAGATGTTACCCAGGAAGCTATGAATGTTGGTTACCAGGGAGCTATTATCGAGAGTCACTGTAATCCTGACGAAGCATGGAGCGATGCTTCACAGCAAATTACTCCGGAAGTTTTAGCGGAATTAATAGGTAATTTGAAAATAAGAAACTCTGGATTAGCAGGATTTGATGGAGAAATGGGTAGACACAGAACATTAATTTCTGATCTCGATTTTCAATTAATCGAACTGCTTTCTCAAAGAATGAAAGTTTCTGAAAAGATTGGTAAACTTAAAAAAGAAAATGATATCGCTATTTTCCAGCCTGAACGGTGGAAAGTAATTACTGAATATGCTACTCAGAAAGCTAAAGAAACAGGAATGTCTCAGGAATTTATTGAGAAAGTTTTCAAAGCGATTCACGAAGAATCTATTGAAGTACAGAATAATATTATGATCGACAGATAATTAGAAACAGGATTAATATTTTTAGGGCTTAGGAACTAGGGATGGAAAATAATAGTATTATATGTTATATTTCTAAACCTGAATCCTAAGCCCTAATTCCTTATATTTGCAGTCAATAAAATATGAAAGGAAAAATAATTAAATCTACAGGAAGTTGGTATCAGGTTTTGGAAATGGAAACCGGTAGAATTTTCGAGGCCAGAATTCGCGGAAAATTCAAACTGATAAAAACCCGTCTTACCAATCCACTTGCTGTAGGAGATTATGTGGAATTTCAACTTGAACAGGATGATATCGCATGGATTACTAAAATAGAACCACGTAAAAACTACCTGATCAGAAAATCTGTTAACCTTTCAAAAGAAGCTCATATTATTGCATCCAATATTGATATGGCATGCTTTATCTTTACACTTAAGCATCCTGAAACATCCCTGGGGTTTTTAGATAGATTTCTGGCATGTTGTGAAGCTTATAATATAACACCATTAATTTTATTCAATAAAATAGATGTCTTAAATGAAGAGGAAATAGAGATCGTAAAAGATATCGAATTTACTTATCAGGAAATTGGATATGATTCATTAGAAATTTCTTCTTATTCAAGGCTTAATTTAGAAGATTTAGAGGAGATTTTAAAAGATAAAACATCGGTGTTTTTTGGGCATTCAGGATGTGGGAAATCTACCTTAGTGAATGCTTTACAACCAGGACTGAATTTAAAAACTTCTGAAATATCAGATTCTCATCTTAAAGGAAAACATACTACCACCTTTGCTCAAATGCATTTTTGGGCTTTTGGCGGGAATGTAATAGATACACCAGGCGTGAGAGAGTTTGCGATGATTGATATCCAGAAAGAAGAAGTACAGCATTATTTTCCTGAAATTTTTAGAAAAAGAAAAGAATGTAAATTTCACAATTGCATGCATGTTAATGAACCAAAATGTGCCGTTCTTGATGCGATTGAAACTGGAGAGATTCAGTATTCAAGATATTCTACATATATAAAACTGATGGATGAAGCAGAAGAAGCTTCTCAAAAATAATCTTCTTCATGAGCCAGGAAAAACATATTCCTATCCATAATCTAACATATCAGGAATTTCAGCTGACAACCCTGGAAGGGGGACATCCCGAAAATTTTGATGATATTCACCGGCATAACTTTTTTGAAATCCTCTGGTTCAATAAGGTTAAAGAAGACAGCCAGCTGGAGTTGGATTTTGAGCACTACACGATCAAAAACAATCAGATATGCATTATAGCTCCGGGGCAGGTATTTAATATGAAGCTTCGTGGTGAGAAAGGCTATGTTTTTGCCATCAGTAGAGAAATTTTTCAGGAAATTTGTGAGATAGAGGTTATTTTAACCAGTGGCACGCAGCCTTTCTTTTTAGATACAGCAAGTCAAAAGACCTGTCATGGTCTGATAAAACTCCTTGAGCAGGAATATCATGGAAGTTCCCGTATGAATTTGATCAAAGCTTATCTTAAAGCTTTTTGCATCATTATTACTGAAGATCTTACCTCGCAGGAATCTTTAGTGAATGATAAACTGCGCATTCAAAACCTGATTGTTCTGATTGAAGAATATTATATCACAGAAAGGGAAACCAAGTTTTACGCAGAAAAACTTAATGTAAGCACTCATCATCTTAATGATATTGTTCGTATTTCAAGGGCAACTACAGTGAAAAAGATGATTGCCCAACGGATTTTACTGGAAGCTAAAAGAGAACTAAGCTTTGGAGCTTTAACGATAAAAGAAGTTGCTTTTAAATTAGGATTTAATGAAGCTTCTTATTTTTCAAGGTTTTTTAAAAAGCAAACAGGATATAATCCGGAACATTTTAAAAGTATAAAAGATCAATTCTAAGGAAATCTTCAGTTTGTGCTGGTATCCCCTCAGTTGTTTTATTGGGTCTTCCTTTTTTTTATAAGAATTTTGCACATCGTAGAAGTCATAATGTTGGCGAATAATGATTTAAAAATTCTTTATGAAAAACCTGAGTATTATTGTATTTATTTTAGCTCTTTTGAACACCCTTGAGTCCTTGAGTATCGATTTATATTTACCTGCTTTTCCAAGTATGGCAAAAATCTTTCAGACAGATATTGGCCACATACAAATTTCTATTTCCATTTTTTTTGCAGGTTTTGCTATTGGACAGCTGTTGTGGGGACCATTATCCGATAAAAAAGGAAGAAAGCCAATGCTTTATTGTGGTTTAATTCTTTTCATTGTGGGAGCAGTTGCTATTATTTTCACTGAAAATATTTATGTATTGTGGATGATGCGTTTTCTTCAGGCCTTTGGAGGAAGTGCGGGTATCGTTATTGGCAGAGCAATTGTGATCGATTTATATGACAAAGAAAAGGCAGTAACTATTTTTTCTAAACAATCGCAGATAAGTGGGATCGCACCCATTGTAGCGCCGCTTTTGGGAAGTATATTTCTTAGATTCTGGGGGTGGAACAGTGCATTCAGTTTCTTAAGTATTTTAGGAGCTTTAACCTTATTACTGGTCGCTAAGTATGTGCCGGAAACCAATTCAAGGATAACATCGCCTGAAACTAAATTAAAACATCAGTTAAAAATTATCATTTCAAATGGAGATTTTATAAGCAATACCATCATTGGAAGTATCGCTTTTGCTTCATTGATTATTTATATTTCCAATGCTCCGTTACTATTTATGGAAATTCATGGGTTCTCCAGTGAAGTATTCAGCTTTATATTTGCTTTTAATTCGATGGCGTTGATATTTGCTGCATATATAACACCGAAATTAACGCAAAGGATAAGGGATACGAAAATTTTATTATCTGCAGCAATTTTGCTTCTTTCTATGAGTTGCCTACATTTGATAGTATCAATAGTGCAGTTGAATGTAGGTTTGGAAGTAGCAGTCTTATTTTCCTCCCTTATAGCAATAGGTCTTCTGTTTCCTATTACTACGGCACATGCATTGTCTCCTTTTAAAGAAGGACGTGGAACAGCTGCGGCATTAATGGGGTTTATGCAGTTGATGGTTACTTTCTTAATGTCAGCATTAGTTGGTCTTTTAGAATCTAAATCGGTCATGCCAATGATTATTGCGCGTATTTTACTTGCAGCAATTGCAGTATATTTTGCTTATTATACTTTTTCCCGGAAAAAAGTTTTGGCATAATACATAAATATTAATTCAAAATGAATAATTTATGACAAAATTGAGTAATTCTGAATGAAATTATGCCATTTATGCTATCATATTTGAGAGCATTTTTTGAACAATAAATTATTGATTTTTACCTTTTTTGGATTTTAGGCGAAGATTTTGGGGATTTTTTCGCAAAGGTTAGTAGGAAATTTTATGAGTATTCATAATAAAAAACCCAGCCGAAGCTGGGTAAAAACTAATAACCATGAAAACTCAAATTAAACATGAGAATCGCAATAAAATAAACAATTACTGTGCCAAGATTTATTTCGCATTTCTTAATAAAAGTTATTTTTATGTTAAAAAAAAATTAAAATAGAAGTAAGAATATTTTTTTGTAATTTTGCGCCATTAAAAAAAATATACATTTATGTCTAACATTACATTCACTATGATTAAGCCTGACGCAGTAGCAGATGGACATATCGGTGCTATATTAGGTAAAATTGCAGAAGGAGGTTTTAAAATCAAAGCTTTAAAATTAACTCAACTTACTGTTGCTGATGCAAAAAAATTCTACGAAGTACATGCTGAAAGACCATTCTATGGGGAATTAGTAGAGTTTATGAGTTCAGGTCCAATCGTAGCAGCTGTTTTAGAAAAAGACAATGCTGTTGAAGATTTCAGAACTCTAATTGGTGCTACTAACCCAGCTGAGGCTGCAGAAGGTACTATTAGAAAAATGTTCGCAAGAAGCATTGGAGAGAACGCGGTTCACGGTTCAGATTCTAATGAAAATGCTCTTATTGAAGCACAATTCCATTTTTCTGGAAGAGAGATTTTTTAAGATAAAAGATTTTTTCAAAATATAAAATCCGGGGATTATTCTCCGGATTTCTGTTTTACAAAAAGGTAGGGTGTGGATAGCCTCAGCCAGCAATGTTGTTACAGGTTACTTTCGATAGCACCTACTTTTTCCCTGTATAACTCAATAGGTTTATCAAGTAATACGGCAATAATAGTCATATTCCTATCCAATCTTTCTTTTGGAGCATCAATATAAATAATTCCCGGTCTGTCACTCCAATATAATTTATTAAAAATATGATGGCTGATCATAGAACCTTCACCAACAATTCTTATTCTTGAGATCCCATTTTTAATTCCCTTCAGGGCAATAGGTCCGCTGGGAATTCCTTCTACAAAAAGATAAAGGGTTTGTTTATCCTTCGAAAGGGTGCTCATTCCTGAATAGTGGCCACCTGGTAATCCTTTGCCGGTATCGAAAAGAGCTTCAGCATGTTTACTGATCCATGATAAAACTTCAGGGTTTGTATTTGGAGTTTTTGGAATGGTCATATCCATACCATCATTAGTAAGTCCAGAATGATCTAATACATTGTTTCCATCATTTATTTGGTTGGCAATGTTATAAATTGTCTCTTTTGTATTTTTATTGTTTATTACATCTGAGAGTGATTTTTTTTCTAGTGGGAAATCTTTTAATATTTTAAGTGGATCATTAAATGTTAATTGAACTACTGTTACATCCTCATCAAATTGCGTATTTGAAAGATTAAGGGTTAAAGTATTGTTTTTACTAAGATCAAAGTTTATTTTTGCTTTATTATCTCCGATGATTTTTGCAGAAATAGGTTTAGTTTTTATACCATAGATTTTCATGAGATCTTTGGCTTCCTCCAGATACAAAAAGAGGGATTTTCCATCAGCAGAAAGTGCTGATTTTCCTTTATAATTTTCAAAAGGTAATCCGCGTCGGGTAGCATAAATGGCTTCAGGGTATTTTGAAATCCATCGTCCCATATTCTTTAGAATTTTAACCTGTTCTTCAGAAACACTTCCATCAGCTTTCGGACCTATATCAAGTAGAAGGTTTCCACCCATACTTATTACATCTGCCAAAGTTCTTATCAGCATATTCGGGGTTTTATAATGAGTATCAAAAGGCTGATATCCCCATGAATCATTCATAGTATAACATAATTCCCAATATTTATTTTGTGGAGCAATTACGGGAATACCCTGTTCAGGAGTTTCATAATCTCCATGATTGTTTAATCTTGAATTAATGATAATATTCGGATTGAACTTTCTTAGATTTTCCAGCGTCTGTGAAGCTTGCCATTCTTCCGAAGTATGTTCCCAATCCCCATCAAACCATAATAAATCCGGCTTATACTGATTTGAAAGTTCATCTAATTGACTTTGGTAATACTGAATAAAACTTTGCCAGCGTTTAGGATCATTTTTAATTTCATACCTTTTTTTAATTCTTGTATTGATATCATAATAGGGATGACTCCAATCCGGAAGAGAATAGTAGAGTCCCGTTTTTATTCCTGATTTTTTAAGTTCAGTGACAAAAGGTGTTAAGACATCCTTTTTTGCTAAAGAATTTTCAGGAATGGTAATGGATTTTTCAGCTTTAGAATCCCAGAGTGAAACGCCATCATGATGTTTTGTAGTTATCACAGAATATTTAGCTCCGGATTCCTTAATTAGCTTTGCCCAATATTCAGGATCAAATTTCGATGCAGAAAACCCATTAAGCTGCTTCATGTAGTTTTCATGGTTAATATAATTATTAAAAAAGGACCATGATTCCGAAATTCCATCTACAGAATAAATTCCCCAATGGATAAAAATTCCAAGTTTAGCATCCTGAAACCATTCCATTTTCTTATTTTCAGTTGATAGGGATTGGGCATTCATATGGGCAGCTAATGACAATCCTAACAGGAACAATCCGGTAAATCTGCATTTCATGTTTTTTATTTTAATCTCAAAAATAGGAAAAAGTGTCTTACAAAACCCCTATTGATAAAGTGCTAATATGTTTTTCTCAATAAAAAAGTTTCAACTATAATCTTATCATAAAATAGATGGGAAAATTTTGTTTTTATTATAGTATTTTTGATATAATGCAATGGAATAATTCTTGTAACCATTCATTAAAATATAGATTATGAAAATACCAGCATTATTGATGGCAGGTTTAGTAACGGTAAGTTTATCTGCACAGACTACTACACCTACTGTAAAGAAAACTAAAAAGCCAATAAAGAAAGTAAGAAAAGCAGAGGTTCCTAAAAGTAATACAAGACCTATTGCTAAAAAAGATACTATTTTAAGAGGAAAGAACTATCCTTGCGTAGCATGTGGTATGGGTTAACTTATGAAAAAACCGCTATTAGGATTATCAATGATGGCTGAGGCAGATTTTGTTTCAGCTATTTTGCCTTTATTTGAAAACAACCAAATAGAAATTTTAGAATGGTCTTTTGATACTTTTTATGATGTAGAAGAACCTGAATGGCTAAAAGGTTTACTGGATTTTTATTCTCAAAATAACCGTTTGATCGGTCATGGTGTCTATTATTCCCTTTTTGATGCGAAATGGACAGAAAGACAG is part of the Chryseobacterium paludis genome and encodes:
- a CDS encoding alpha-L-fucosidase; translation: MKCRFTGLFLLGLSLAAHMNAQSLSTENKKMEWFQDAKLGIFIHWGIYSVDGISESWSFFNNYINHENYMKQLNGFSASKFDPEYWAKLIKESGAKYSVITTKHHDGVSLWDSKAEKSITIPENSLAKKDVLTPFVTELKKSGIKTGLYYSLPDWSHPYYDINTRIKKRYEIKNDPKRWQSFIQYYQSQLDELSNQYKPDLLWFDGDWEHTSEEWQASQTLENLRKFNPNIIINSRLNNHGDYETPEQGIPVIAPQNKYWELCYTMNDSWGYQPFDTHYKTPNMLIRTLADVISMGGNLLLDIGPKADGSVSEEQVKILKNMGRWISKYPEAIYATRRGLPFENYKGKSALSADGKSLFLYLEEAKDLMKIYGIKTKPISAKIIGDNKAKINFDLSKNNTLTLNLSNTQFDEDVTVVQLTFNDPLKILKDFPLEKKSLSDVINNKNTKETIYNIANQINDGNNVLDHSGLTNDGMDMTIPKTPNTNPEVLSWISKHAEALFDTGKGLPGGHYSGMSTLSKDKQTLYLFVEGIPSGPIALKGIKNGISRIRIVGEGSMISHHIFNKLYWSDRPGIIYIDAPKERLDRNMTIIAVLLDKPIELYREKVGAIESNL
- the chrA gene encoding MNIO class RiPP chryseobasin precursor ChrA, which gives rise to MKIPALLMAGLVTVSLSAQTTTPTVKKTKKPIKKVRKAEVPKSNTRPIAKKDTILRGKNYPCVACGMG